One window from the genome of Bacillus weihaiensis encodes:
- a CDS encoding TIGR04086 family membrane protein, whose translation METKKWGKGILYGLITVFTIALVTSLVFSLLLKFTSLTESSITWFLLGLSGLALFIGGFVAGGNGQEKGWLIGGLTSLLYSIIILLFKFLGYGEIFTVEELVYHGGFLLISMVGGVFGVNMVAARTAK comes from the coding sequence GTGGAAACAAAGAAATGGGGAAAAGGAATTCTTTATGGCCTAATAACCGTCTTCACAATCGCATTAGTAACGAGCTTAGTCTTTTCATTACTCTTAAAATTCACTAGTCTTACAGAATCTTCAATCACATGGTTTTTGTTAGGTCTTTCTGGATTAGCCTTGTTTATAGGAGGATTTGTCGCTGGTGGAAATGGACAAGAAAAAGGATGGCTTATCGGCGGGTTAACCTCCTTGCTTTATTCCATCATTATTTTATTGTTTAAATTTTTAGGTTATGGAGAAATTTTCACAGTAGAAGAGTTAGTATATCATGGAGGCTTTCTTCTTATCAGCATGGTTGGAGGAGTATTCGGTGTTAATATGGTAGCTGCTAGGACGGCAAAATAA
- the tgt gene encoding tRNA guanosine(34) transglycosylase Tgt — protein sequence MSTSPIRYELIKTCKQTGARLGRVHTPHGSFETPVFMPVGTLATVKTMSPEEVKEMGAGIILSNTYHLWLRPGNEIVREAGGLHKFMNWDRAILTDSGGFQVFSLSDFRRIEEEGVHFRNHLNGDKLFLSPEKAMHIQNDLGSDIMMAFDECPPYPADYDYMKKSVERTSRWAERCLEAHQRPNDQGLFGIIQGGEYEELRKQSARDLISLDFPGYAIGGLSVGEPKDVMNRVLEFTAPLMPSNKPRYLMGVGSPDSLIDGAIRGIDMFDCVLPTRIARNGTLMTSEGRLVVKNAKFAKDFGPLDENCDCYTCRNYSRAYIRHLIKSEETFGLRLTSYHNLYFLVNLMEQVRQAIREDRLGDFREEFFEKYGFNKPNAKNF from the coding sequence GTGTCAACATCACCAATTCGTTACGAACTTATTAAAACATGTAAACAAACAGGAGCAAGGTTAGGTAGAGTTCATACTCCACATGGTAGCTTTGAAACTCCTGTTTTTATGCCAGTAGGAACCTTGGCAACTGTAAAAACAATGTCACCTGAAGAAGTAAAAGAAATGGGCGCAGGAATTATTCTAAGTAACACGTATCATTTATGGCTACGACCAGGTAATGAGATTGTGAGAGAAGCTGGTGGTCTTCATAAATTTATGAATTGGGATCGCGCAATTTTAACAGATTCAGGTGGTTTCCAAGTATTTAGTTTGAGTGATTTCCGCCGCATTGAAGAAGAAGGCGTTCACTTCCGTAATCACTTAAATGGTGATAAACTATTCTTATCACCTGAAAAGGCTATGCACATTCAAAATGACCTTGGTTCTGACATTATGATGGCATTTGACGAATGTCCACCGTACCCAGCTGACTACGATTATATGAAGAAATCAGTAGAACGAACTAGCCGTTGGGCAGAGCGCTGCTTAGAGGCTCATCAACGTCCAAATGATCAAGGTTTGTTTGGGATTATTCAAGGTGGAGAGTATGAGGAGTTACGTAAGCAAAGCGCGAGAGACTTAATCTCTTTAGATTTCCCTGGTTATGCAATTGGAGGTTTATCTGTTGGTGAACCGAAGGACGTAATGAATCGAGTATTAGAATTCACAGCACCTTTGATGCCTTCAAACAAACCAAGATACTTAATGGGAGTAGGATCACCAGATTCATTAATTGACGGCGCAATCCGTGGAATTGATATGTTTGACTGCGTTCTCCCTACGCGTATTGCTAGAAATGGAACATTAATGACAAGTGAAGGTCGACTTGTTGTGAAGAATGCTAAGTTCGCAAAAGATTTTGGTCCATTAGATGAGAATTGTGATTGTTATACATGCCGTAATTACTCTAGAGCATATATTAGACACTTAATTAAATCGGAAGAAACATTCGGTTTACGATTAACTTCTTATCATAACCTATATTTTCTGGTAAACTTAATGGAGCAAGTAAGACAAGCTATCCGTGAAGATCGTTTAGGTGACTTCCGTGAAGAATTCTTTGAAAAATACGGTTTTAACAAACCAAATGCTAAGAATTTCTAA
- a CDS encoding ArsB/NhaD family transporter has protein sequence MLTILTVVIFVITYLVIMTEKIDRAVAAGLGGVIMLVVGIYDVNKAFLSYIDWNTIALLFSMMIIVAITSKTGVFEYVAIIMAKAVGGRPIPLLLVISTLTAIGSAFLANVTMVLLLVPIILTIVRMLNIPAMPYLISIIIASNIGGTATLIGDPPNIMIGQAVEHLTFNAFLFHLSPIVLLIYAVVLGYLIILYWPKLKKNQLDQVTLSRMKASHYLKVTAALPKSLGVLCLTIAGFVLNPILHVDLTSVSLAGALLLLLLTENEYKPEEVFKQVEWGTLFFFMGLFMLIGGLEEVGIIDELARGLVFYTEGDLPKTSMLILWMTGILSGFVDNIPFVAAMIPVITEFQDYGMTNLDPLWWSLALGACLGGNGTLLGASSNLVVAGLAAKEKEPIHFIEFLKVGFPIVVISLAISSVYVYFRYLIHFTT, from the coding sequence ATGCTAACCATACTAACTGTCGTCATTTTCGTGATTACCTATTTGGTCATCATGACAGAGAAAATTGACCGTGCGGTAGCTGCTGGATTAGGCGGCGTCATTATGCTTGTAGTTGGAATTTATGATGTGAACAAAGCCTTTCTGTCGTATATCGATTGGAATACAATTGCTTTGTTATTTTCTATGATGATTATTGTAGCGATTACAAGTAAAACCGGTGTCTTTGAATATGTAGCAATCATAATGGCTAAGGCAGTTGGTGGACGACCAATCCCTCTTTTGCTTGTTATTTCAACACTAACAGCAATAGGTTCGGCGTTTCTAGCGAATGTGACAATGGTTCTTTTATTAGTTCCCATTATCTTAACCATTGTCAGGATGCTTAATATACCAGCGATGCCGTACCTCATTTCCATTATTATTGCATCAAATATTGGTGGGACAGCCACATTAATTGGAGACCCTCCAAATATTATGATAGGGCAAGCGGTCGAGCACCTTACTTTTAATGCGTTCTTATTTCATCTCAGTCCCATCGTTCTCCTTATTTACGCAGTTGTTCTCGGGTACCTAATCATTCTGTATTGGCCAAAGCTAAAGAAAAATCAACTTGATCAAGTGACATTATCAAGAATGAAAGCTTCTCATTACTTAAAGGTAACAGCTGCATTACCTAAATCCTTAGGTGTATTATGCCTCACGATAGCGGGATTTGTGTTAAATCCCATTTTACATGTTGACTTAACAAGTGTATCACTAGCTGGAGCATTGTTACTTTTACTTCTTACAGAGAATGAATACAAACCTGAAGAAGTATTTAAACAAGTTGAATGGGGAACATTATTCTTTTTTATGGGATTATTTATGCTAATTGGCGGGTTAGAAGAAGTAGGAATTATTGATGAGCTTGCTAGAGGTCTTGTTTTCTATACAGAAGGAGATCTACCGAAAACCTCTATGCTCATTCTATGGATGACTGGTATTTTATCTGGCTTTGTTGATAATATTCCATTTGTTGCAGCTATGATCCCCGTGATAACAGAGTTTCAGGATTATGGGATGACAAATTTAGATCCGTTATGGTGGTCATTAGCACTTGGAGCCTGTTTGGGGGGGAATGGGACATTGCTTGGTGCAAGCTCCAATTTAGTCGTAGCTGGGTTAGCAGCGAAAGAAAAAGAGCCTATTCATTTCATAGAATTTTTGAAGGTTGGTTTTCCAATCGTTGTGATCTCACTTGCCATTTCGTCGGTCTATGTTTATTTTCGATACTTAATTCACTTCACAACATAA
- the ruvB gene encoding Holliday junction branch migration DNA helicase RuvB — protein sequence MDERLVSQEADFQESYIEHSLRPQSLSQYIGQDKVKDNLKVFIEAAKMRSETLDHVLLYGPPGLGKTTLATIIANEMGVNIRTTSGPAIERPGDLAAILTALEPGDVLFIDEIHRLHRSIEEVLYPAMEDFCLDIVIGKGSTARSVRLDLPPFTLIGATTRVGLLTAPLRDRFGVLSRLEYYNESQLANIIERTAEILHVGIEYSGAVEMARRSRGTPRIANRLLRRVRDFAQVVGENSISNQLATDALEKLQVDKLGLDHIDHKLLLGIIEKFRGGPVGIDTISATIGEEPHTIEDVYEPYLLQIGFLQRTPRGRIVTDLVYSHFKMEAPNND from the coding sequence ATGGATGAAAGGCTTGTTTCACAAGAAGCAGATTTCCAAGAATCGTATATTGAGCATAGTTTAAGACCTCAATCTCTTTCCCAATATATTGGTCAAGATAAGGTGAAAGATAACCTTAAAGTATTCATTGAAGCTGCGAAAATGAGAAGTGAAACGTTAGATCATGTACTCCTCTATGGCCCTCCAGGATTAGGGAAAACCACTCTTGCGACCATCATTGCGAATGAAATGGGTGTTAATATTCGAACAACTAGCGGACCAGCTATTGAAAGACCTGGTGACTTAGCTGCCATATTAACAGCATTGGAACCAGGAGATGTCTTATTTATAGATGAAATTCATCGTTTACATCGATCCATCGAGGAAGTTTTATATCCTGCGATGGAGGATTTTTGTTTGGATATTGTCATTGGAAAAGGCTCTACAGCTAGATCTGTTCGTCTAGATCTTCCTCCGTTTACTTTAATTGGTGCTACAACTAGAGTGGGGTTATTGACAGCACCTTTGCGCGATCGTTTTGGCGTATTGAGTAGATTAGAGTATTATAATGAGAGTCAGCTGGCCAATATTATTGAGAGAACGGCAGAAATCTTACATGTTGGAATTGAATATAGTGGAGCAGTTGAAATGGCGAGAAGATCAAGAGGGACTCCAAGAATTGCAAACCGTCTTTTGCGGAGAGTAAGAGATTTCGCTCAAGTAGTAGGTGAGAATTCAATCTCAAATCAATTAGCAACCGATGCTCTAGAAAAGCTACAGGTAGATAAACTAGGACTTGATCATATAGATCATAAACTTTTATTAGGAATCATTGAAAAATTCCGTGGTGGCCCGGTTGGAATTGATACGATTTCGGCAACAATAGGTGAAGAACCACACACGATTGAAGACGTTTATGAACCCTATTTGCTACAAATCGGATTCCTTCAACGAACACCAAGAGGGAGAATTGTGACCGACTTAGTTTATTCTCATTTTAAAATGGAGGCACCGAACAATGACTGA
- a CDS encoding DUF421 domain-containing protein, producing the protein MEIYLIMVARTLFLYFLIVIIFRLMGKREIGELSILDLVVFIMIAEMAVTAIEDEKDPLIHTIVPMTLLMIIQISLAYLSLKNQKIRHLLDGKPTIIINRGKVDEHAMRTQRYNFDDLMTQLRDKNINNVGDVEFAILEPTGKLSVIEKQKNKKKQPELQVPLVVDGMIQEGNLETINKTNLWLRQQLRKLGYKEIKDISLCTFGKGVFFIDVKDEKK; encoded by the coding sequence TTGGAGATTTACTTAATTATGGTAGCGAGAACTTTATTTCTGTATTTTCTCATTGTGATCATCTTTCGATTAATGGGGAAAAGAGAAATAGGTGAGCTAAGCATACTTGATTTAGTTGTTTTCATTATGATTGCTGAGATGGCTGTTACGGCTATTGAAGATGAAAAGGATCCTCTCATCCATACAATCGTACCAATGACACTATTAATGATTATTCAAATATCGTTGGCATATCTTTCTTTGAAAAATCAAAAAATCCGACATCTTTTAGATGGAAAGCCGACAATTATAATCAATCGTGGAAAAGTAGATGAGCACGCGATGAGAACACAGCGTTATAATTTTGATGATCTGATGACTCAGCTTAGAGACAAAAATATTAATAATGTTGGAGATGTAGAATTCGCAATTTTAGAACCGACAGGGAAACTTTCCGTCATTGAAAAACAAAAAAATAAGAAAAAACAACCAGAACTACAGGTACCTTTAGTTGTAGACGGAATGATACAAGAAGGAAATTTAGAAACCATAAATAAAACCAATTTATGGTTAAGACAGCAGCTACGGAAGCTGGGGTATAAGGAAATTAAGGATATTTCTTTATGTACGTTTGGAAAGGGTGTTTTTTTCATTGATGTGAAGGATGAAAAGAAATAA
- a CDS encoding post-transcriptional regulator, with protein sequence MNRQPFDQFRDHVKPAIKSKLEEFILLGYEDVSEEKLWSFLKNKKWKKTPELHVYEVVRDVLSLKVGDFMNYATVESFKGGSWFESEEGKDILKGLI encoded by the coding sequence ATGAATAGACAACCGTTTGACCAATTTAGAGATCATGTGAAACCAGCAATAAAAAGTAAACTTGAGGAATTTATTTTATTAGGCTACGAGGATGTTTCAGAGGAAAAACTTTGGTCCTTTCTAAAAAACAAAAAGTGGAAAAAAACTCCTGAGTTACATGTATATGAAGTTGTCAGAGATGTCTTGTCGTTAAAAGTCGGTGATTTTATGAATTATGCAACTGTTGAATCGTTTAAAGGCGGGAGCTGGTTTGAAAGTGAAGAAGGAAAAGATATCCTAAAAGGTCTTATTTAA
- a CDS encoding DUF2905 domain-containing protein — MTEFPKILMIIGGTLLLIGFFMQFIGKLPGDLMFKKGNTTVFFPIVTCIVISIVLSIVFSLLGRFK; from the coding sequence ATGACTGAGTTCCCAAAAATTCTAATGATCATTGGTGGAACCCTTTTACTTATTGGATTTTTTATGCAATTTATTGGTAAACTACCAGGTGATCTCATGTTTAAAAAAGGAAATACAACGGTCTTCTTCCCGATTGTTACATGTATTGTGATTAGTATTGTCTTATCAATTGTATTCTCCCTACTTGGCCGGTTTAAATAA
- the queA gene encoding tRNA preQ1(34) S-adenosylmethionine ribosyltransferase-isomerase QueA, whose amino-acid sequence MKVELFDFHLPEELIAQVPLKERDASRLMVLHKETGDIEHQSFKNILDYFQKGDCLVLNNTRVMPARLFGVKEDTGASIEVLLLKQQEDDVWETLIKPAKRVKEGTIVTFGGGKLRATCVGSSDHGGRLMKFDYEGIFYEVLDSLGEMPLPPYIKEQLDDRERYQTVFSREIGSAAAPTAGLHFTEEILDQLKQKGVHIAFITLHVGLGTFRPVSADTVEEHEMHAEFYQVTDGTAALLNEVRAQGGRIISVGTTSTRTLETIATKHDGKFAAENGWTNIFIYPGYEFKGIDGMITNFHLPKSSLIMLVSALASRDHVLHAYETAVNEKYRFFSFGDAMLII is encoded by the coding sequence ATGAAAGTAGAATTATTTGATTTCCATCTTCCTGAAGAACTTATTGCACAAGTTCCTTTAAAGGAACGAGATGCTTCTAGATTAATGGTTCTTCATAAAGAAACCGGGGATATTGAGCATCAGTCTTTTAAAAACATTTTGGATTATTTCCAAAAAGGTGATTGTCTTGTTTTAAATAATACAAGGGTTATGCCTGCACGACTTTTCGGTGTGAAAGAAGATACTGGTGCAAGCATTGAAGTATTGTTGCTAAAACAACAAGAAGATGATGTATGGGAAACGTTAATTAAGCCAGCAAAGCGTGTAAAAGAGGGGACAATTGTAACCTTTGGTGGGGGCAAACTTAGAGCTACGTGTGTAGGTTCGAGTGATCATGGCGGAAGGCTGATGAAGTTTGATTATGAAGGGATTTTCTATGAAGTATTAGATTCCTTAGGTGAAATGCCATTACCACCGTATATTAAAGAACAGCTTGATGATCGAGAAAGATATCAAACTGTTTTCTCACGTGAAATTGGTTCTGCAGCAGCTCCAACTGCTGGGTTGCACTTTACAGAGGAAATACTAGATCAATTAAAGCAAAAAGGAGTTCATATTGCCTTTATTACATTGCACGTTGGACTTGGAACATTCCGTCCAGTTAGTGCGGATACAGTGGAAGAGCATGAAATGCATGCTGAATTTTATCAGGTAACAGATGGCACTGCGGCTCTGTTAAATGAAGTACGTGCACAAGGTGGAAGAATCATCTCTGTTGGTACAACGTCAACTAGAACGCTTGAAACGATAGCTACAAAGCATGATGGTAAGTTTGCTGCTGAGAATGGTTGGACGAATATTTTTATTTATCCAGGCTATGAGTTTAAGGGCATCGATGGGATGATTACAAATTTCCATCTACCAAAATCTTCTTTAATCATGCTTGTAAGTGCACTTGCCAGTCGTGATCATGTACTACATGCATATGAGACAGCTGTAAATGAAAAATACAGATTCTTTAGCTTTGGCGATGCAATGCTAATTATTTAA
- the yajC gene encoding preprotein translocase subunit YajC, translating to MELLGTVLPLVLMFAIFYFLLIRPQQKQQKAVREMQNSLQKGDKIVTIGGLHGILDSIDEDKIVLKVGDGTRLTFDRRSVKEVVKD from the coding sequence ATGGAATTATTAGGTACAGTTTTACCTTTAGTATTAATGTTTGCGATTTTTTATTTCTTATTAATTCGTCCGCAACAAAAGCAACAAAAAGCGGTACGTGAAATGCAAAACAGCCTACAAAAAGGTGATAAAATCGTTACAATTGGTGGCCTTCATGGCATCTTAGATTCAATTGATGAAGATAAGATTGTTTTAAAGGTTGGCGACGGTACACGTTTAACTTTTGACCGTCGTTCTGTAAAAGAAGTAGTAAAAGACTAA
- the spoVB gene encoding stage V sporulation protein B, translated as MSKQTFLKGTLILIIAGFITRVLGFINRIVVARYIGEEGVGIYMMAVPTLVLAITITQLGLPVAISKLVAEAEAKGDQRKIKKILVVSLTITGTLSLLFTPTMIYLTPYLAEMFRDSRTVWPLYAIAPVVPIVAISSVIRGYFQGKQNMRPAAISQVIEQVVRISLVAILTSVFLPYGIEYAAAGAMISAVIGELVSLVYLGAMFKVKKKIKIRRNFVKSVQNGKETFQQLMNIALPTSGSRFIGTIGWFFEPIVVANSLAIAGVATALATKQYGGLTGYALPLLTLPSFITFSLSTSLVPAISEAMANNQLKLVEHRLQQAIRLSIVSGGLACVVLYVFAEPLMTVMYGSSQSAIFVQIMAPFFIFHYFQGPLQAVLQALDLAKAAMINSLIGAAVKTALIFALATRPSLGIMGAALAIVIGIMLVTLLHFGTVLKVVPFTIHVKEYVKSLVTMILAGITGYVAYEHLFTNSSLLLKLILSLLLTTLCYCVLLFILRLIEKEEVQRIPYVGAFLAKFIPVK; from the coding sequence ATGTCAAAGCAAACATTTTTGAAAGGGACACTTATTTTAATTATCGCAGGCTTTATCACTCGTGTCCTCGGTTTTATTAATCGAATTGTTGTTGCGAGATACATAGGTGAAGAGGGTGTTGGGATTTACATGATGGCTGTCCCTACACTGGTTCTTGCAATCACTATTACACAATTAGGTTTACCTGTTGCCATTTCAAAGCTAGTAGCGGAAGCGGAAGCAAAGGGAGATCAACGAAAAATTAAAAAGATCCTTGTTGTTTCCTTAACTATTACGGGGACACTCAGTTTACTCTTTACTCCCACCATGATTTATTTAACACCATATCTAGCAGAAATGTTTCGAGATAGTCGAACCGTTTGGCCATTATATGCTATTGCTCCTGTTGTCCCTATCGTCGCCATTTCATCTGTTATACGCGGTTATTTTCAAGGAAAGCAAAATATGCGTCCTGCTGCTATATCTCAAGTTATCGAACAGGTTGTTCGAATTTCATTAGTGGCCATTTTAACAAGTGTTTTCCTCCCCTATGGAATTGAATACGCAGCAGCTGGTGCCATGATCTCTGCTGTCATAGGAGAATTAGTTTCTCTTGTATATTTAGGAGCTATGTTTAAGGTGAAAAAGAAAATAAAAATTAGAAGAAATTTTGTAAAATCTGTTCAAAACGGAAAAGAAACTTTTCAACAATTAATGAATATTGCATTACCCACATCAGGTAGTAGATTCATTGGAACAATCGGCTGGTTTTTTGAGCCTATTGTAGTAGCTAATAGTTTAGCAATCGCTGGCGTTGCTACTGCTCTAGCAACAAAACAATACGGAGGGTTAACAGGCTATGCTTTACCTTTGTTAACATTACCTTCCTTTATCACGTTCTCACTCTCAACATCTTTAGTGCCAGCAATTAGTGAGGCAATGGCCAATAATCAGCTAAAACTTGTGGAACACAGACTTCAGCAGGCTATTCGCTTATCCATTGTTTCAGGTGGGCTTGCATGCGTTGTTTTATATGTTTTTGCAGAGCCTCTTATGACTGTGATGTACGGCAGCAGTCAATCAGCGATATTTGTACAGATAATGGCACCGTTTTTTATCTTTCATTATTTCCAAGGACCACTGCAGGCCGTTTTACAAGCACTTGATCTTGCAAAAGCAGCAATGATTAACAGTTTAATTGGAGCAGCAGTCAAAACCGCGCTTATTTTCGCCTTAGCTACTAGACCTTCTCTTGGAATTATGGGCGCTGCTTTAGCTATCGTTATTGGGATCATGCTTGTCACATTGTTACACTTTGGTACAGTACTAAAGGTAGTACCTTTTACTATTCATGTAAAGGAATATGTAAAAAGTTTAGTAACAATGATTCTCGCCGGTATCACAGGCTATGTCGCTTATGAACATCTCTTTACAAACAGCTCTCTCCTACTAAAACTTATCTTATCCTTATTATTGACTACTCTTTGTTACTGTGTTCTTTTATTTATACTAAGGTTAATTGAAAAAGAGGAAGTTCAAAGAATACCATATGTAGGAGCATTTTTAGCAAAATTCATACCTGTAAAGTAA
- the ruvA gene encoding Holliday junction branch migration protein RuvA, which yields MIEFIKGTIDYVNPEYIVIDHQGIGYQIHTPNPFSYRKDNQKEITIYTYQHVREDIIALYGFSSREEKALFMKLLNVTGIGPKGALAILASGDPSQVIEAIENENDTFLVKFPGVGKKTARQIILDLKGKLGDVAALYAPDLFNQEELEQKQTDNHALNEAVEALKVLGYAEREIKKVIPSLQNESLSTDQYVKKALQKLLK from the coding sequence ATGATAGAATTTATTAAAGGGACGATTGATTATGTTAACCCTGAGTATATCGTAATTGATCATCAAGGTATTGGTTACCAAATCCATACACCAAATCCTTTCAGTTATAGAAAAGATAATCAAAAAGAAATCACAATCTATACATATCAGCATGTAAGAGAAGATATTATTGCTTTGTATGGATTTTCTTCCCGAGAGGAAAAAGCATTGTTTATGAAATTGTTGAACGTTACTGGGATCGGACCAAAAGGGGCGTTAGCGATTTTAGCTTCAGGGGATCCTTCACAGGTTATTGAAGCAATTGAAAATGAAAATGATACGTTCTTAGTTAAGTTTCCTGGTGTTGGGAAGAAAACAGCACGTCAAATTATCCTTGACCTAAAAGGGAAATTAGGGGATGTTGCGGCACTGTATGCGCCAGATTTATTTAATCAGGAAGAATTGGAACAAAAGCAAACTGACAACCATGCTTTAAATGAAGCTGTTGAAGCACTTAAAGTGTTAGGTTACGCTGAAAGAGAAATTAAGAAAGTTATTCCTTCTTTACAGAATGAAAGCTTGTCTACGGATCAGTATGTGAAAAAAGCATTGCAAAAGCTATTAAAGTAA